In Drosophila teissieri strain GT53w chromosome 2R, Prin_Dtei_1.1, whole genome shotgun sequence, the following proteins share a genomic window:
- the LOC122614055 gene encoding G patch domain and ankyrin repeat-containing protein 1 homolog, with the protein MNSQNELHPNWLALTTLPLQLKRFVRAGDPDFIPESSKAVKHQIDGLNGAEARDFYKEVLDAPTTCQVKLPSAHKTGEIKREPERILVPFDKSKFFRLATSNKVEELSQMQVSEEDLNSRDSFGWTALMMAACEGATEVVSWLLQRGVQVETSDKSGNTALKLAQRKGHSEVAHLLETLTILEEPSDEDESIDSNNPFYCEICKREYNETPWPVHQTSTVHQFNLKALPAHKLHKFNISAKNRGLQLMVKQGWDQEHGLGPSQSGRLYPVKTVLRKQRTGLGIEQQPARVSHFGAFDLNAVRRRDPIYQPRRTRNDMQREKVREWKRERYLRRELS; encoded by the coding sequence ATGAATTCTCAAAATGAATTGCATCCAAATTGGCTGGCTTTAACAACTTTGCCACTGCAACTAAAACGATTCGTCCGTGCTGGAGACCCGGATTTCATCCCCGAATCCTCAAAAGCAGTAAAACACCAAATCGATGGGTTAAACGGAGCGGAGGCTCGTGATTTCTACAAGGAGGTGCTGGATGCACCTACAACCTGCCAAGTTAAGCTACCATCTGCACATAAAACTGGAGAAATAAAAAGAGAGCCAGAAAGGATCCTTGTCCCTTTTGACAAAAGCAAGTTCTTCCGCTTGGCCACCAGCAACAAAGTAGAGGAGCTGTCCCAAATGCAGGTCTCGGAGGAGGATCTGAATTCTCGCGATTCCTTTGGCTGGACAGCCTTAATGATGGCTGCCTGTGAAGGAGCCACTGAAGTAGTGAGTTGGCTACTGCAGAGAGGGGTCCAAGTAGAGACCTCAGACAAATCCGGAAATACAGCTCTGAAACTGGCCCAACGGAAAGGTCACTCTGAGGTAGCTCATCTGTTGGAAACACTAACCATACTAGAAGAACCTAGCGATGAGGATGAGTCAATTGATAGCAACAACCCCTTTTACTGTGAAATCTGCAAGAGAGAGTACAATGAAACCCCCTGGCCAGTTCATCAAACATCCACAGTTCATCAGTTCAATCTAAAGGCTCTGCCCGCTCATAAGCTACACAAGTTTAATATATCTGCCAAGAATCGGGGACTCCAATTGATGGTGAAACAGGGCTGGGACCAGGAACACGGATTGGGACCCAGTCAAAGTGGTCGACTGTATCCTGTCAAGACTGTCCTTCGCAAGCAACGTACTGGACTGGGAATCGAACAGCAGCCGGCACGGGTCTCCCACTTTGGAGCTTTTGATTTAAACGCTGTTAGGAGAAGGGATCCCATATATCAGCCGAGAAGAACGCGAAACGATATGCAGAGGGAAAAAGTGCGCGAATGGAAGCGAGAGCGGTACCTCCGCAGGGAACTAAGTTAA
- the LOC122614815 gene encoding DNA repair protein complementing XP-C cells homolog yields the protein MSDEEEDSVSEGFSASEDEWKPSKDAKGGESSDDDDSDFDELQAEGGAAGSSGRSSAVAGKRGSDHKPPSGIKGSSVKKRKPTGQSLRSKLYNKYRPPPKTFQTSPSQQQENTPRASGSKNAKTPNESGARNQHDPADSSSESSVEDYLVNPADLDLHSTFFAGGQKEKSPAPQFDCNAGITNLSDSGSEDNNESSFEDKAGNAFDFRGLLENANSLERTRDALSKRNVTATPPRSQAATMDVNALLALGENQNYQSVEVEEREGNQRKKAGRGATAAPPTLDEPSRLSKTKSTRIKRHTKTRPVSTVVANAGDTDDSDFEEVADADLSSDQDEDGTPNISGDLEIRVGLEGLRPTKEQKTQHELEMALKRRLNKDIKDRQLLLHKVSLMCQIARSLKYNRLLGESDALMQAALKLLPSRNAYPTERGTELKYLQSFVTWFKTAIKLLSPNLYSEQPTATKKAILESLLEQIKRKEARCKQDMIFIFVAIARGMGMHCRLIVNLQPMPLRPAASDLIPIKLRPDEKNKSQEVKSEEESEDEKPKKDKRAKKPADLKQEKVSSKTTISKEAEKKINETKPVTKPTIKGSENTKSRTVQKDKKELSLSSKLVEKSKQQRTHTSSKSDTSFEDKPSTSSSSKCFQEEHSELGFAKKLIKPTLSSKLVVKSKHQTSFSSNKSDTSFEEKPSTSFSSKSLKEETAKLSSSTINDKKASNPSVSSQLVGKSKQQILPSSCNKSDTSFEEKPSTSKETTETKTKAQSSLLKRVTTQNISEAGESKKSKMAPVEAFSPVAGRTRRAAVKPKTEEKPHVVGSPVIPKLMLSKVKQLNAKHSDTENANPAEKHLQEQHRTRETRSRSKSPKVLISPSFLRKKEADEADSTSAPPKHQKGPETKARISPNFLSEALPVRQLRSRGQKASTLAIPQLDGGDDVPLPKKRLRLEKLKNSQDSDDVFEPARPVKKAPVLPKSVQNLRKDRRVMSTDDEGGSKLKRRADASDMWVEVWSEVEEQWICIDLFKGKLHCVDTIRKNATPGLAYVFAFQDDQSMKDVTARYCANWSTTVRKARVEKAWLDETITPYLGRRTKRDITEDDQLRRIHSDKPLPKSISDFKDHPLYVLQRHLLKFQGLYPPDAPTLGFIRGEAVYSRDCVHLLHSRDIWLKSARVVKLGEQPYKVVKARPKWDKLTRTVIKDQPLEIFGYWQTQDYEPPTAENGIVPRNAYGNVELFKACMLPKKTVHLRLPGLIRICKKLNIDCANAVIGFDFHQGACHPMYDGFIVCEEFREVVTAAWEEDQQEQARKEQEKYETRVYGNWKKLIKGVLIRERLKKKYNF from the exons ATGtccgacgaggaggaggattcCGTGTCCGAGGGCTTCTCGGCCAGCGAGGATGAGTGGAAGCCGAGCAAGGACGCCAAGGGAGGCGAGTCCTCCGACGACGATGACAGTGATTTCGATGAGCTGCAAGCAGAGGGAGGAGCAGCGGGCTCCAGTGGACGATCGTCCGCTGTAGCGGGAAAAAGAGG TAGCGATCACAAGCCGCCAAGTGGCATTAAGGGCTCTTCGGTGAAGAAACGCAAGCCCACTGGTCAATCACTTCGCTCCAAGCTGTACAACAAGTACCGACCGCCTCCAAAGACCTTTCAAACTTCTCCATCTCAACAGCAGGAGAACACTCCCCGGGCTTCGGGTTCAAAAAACGCCAAAACGCCCAATGAAAGCGGTGCACGGAATCAGCACGATCCTGCTGATTCCAGCAGCGAATCCAGTGTGGAAGACTACCTAGTAAATCCAGCCGATCTTGATCTGCACTCAACCTTCTTTGCCGGCGGCCAAAAGGAGAAGTCACCGGCGCCCCAATTTGATTGCAATGCGGGCATCACGAATCTTTCAGACTCCGGGTCAGAGGATAACAACGAGAGCAGCTTCGAGGATAAAGCAGGCAATGCCTTCGACTTTCGCGGTCTCCTGGAGAACGCAAACAGTTTGGAGCGCACTAGGGATGCTTTGAGCAAACGAAATGTCACGGCCACTCCGCCAAGGAGCCAGGCTGCCACCATGGATGTCAATGCGCTGCTTGCATTGGGCGAGAACCAAAACTACCAGAGTGTAGAGGTAGAGGAACGTGAGGGAAATCAACGTAAGAAGGCGGGAagaggagcaacagcagcgccgCCGACCCTGGATGAACCGTCGCGCCTCAGCAAGACGAAGTCGACGCGGATAAAGCGACACACCAAGACGCGACCCGTCTCCACTGTGGTCGCCAACGCTGGTGATACTGATGACTCCGATTTTGAGGAAGTGGCAG ATGCAGATCTATCCAGTGACCAGGACGAGGACGGGACGCCAAACATCTCAGGGGATCTGGAGATTCGCGTGGGACTGGAAGGGCTCCGACCCACCAAAGAGCAAAAGACCCAACACGAACTGGAGATGGCCCTGAAGCGTCGCCTCAACAAGGACATCAAGGACCGTCAGCTTTTGCTGCACAAAGTCAGCCTGATGTGCCAAATAGCTCGCAGTCTAAAGTACAATCGGCTGCTGGGCGAGTCAGATGCCCTGATGCAGGCTGCCCTTAAACTCCTGCCAAGCCGAAACGCCTATCCTACGGAACGAGGCACCGAACTTAAATATCTGCAGTCGTTTGTCACCTGGTTCAAAACGGCAATCAAGCTGCTGAGTCCCAATTTATATTCCGAGCAGCCGACTGCTACCAAGAAGGCCATATTGGAGTCTTTACTGGAGCAGATCAAGCGCAAGGAAGCCCGCTGCAAGCAGGATATGATCTTCATATTCGTTGCCATTGCTCGGGGAATGGGCATGCACTGTCGGCTAATCGTGAATCTCCAGCCAATGCCACTGCGTCCGGCGGCCAGTGATCTGATTCCCATTAAACTTAGACCAGATGAAAAGAATAAAAGCCAGGAGGTGAAATCAGAAGAGGAAAGTGAGGATGAGAAGCCTAAAAAAGATAAAAGGGCTAAGAAGCCAGCAGATTTGAAGCAGGAAAAAGTAAGCAGCAAGACAACTATTTCTAAAGAGgctgaaaagaaaatcaatgAGACTAAACCAGTCACTAAACCAACAATAAAGGGTTCAGAAAACACGAAATCCCGTACAGTTCAAAAGGACAAAAAAGAGCTAAGTCTATCCTCAAAGTTAGttgaaaaatcaaaacagCAAAGAACCCATACTTCCAGCAAATCTGACACTTCTTTTGAGGATAAACCAAGTACTTCATCCAGCTCAAAATGTTTTCAGGAAGAACATTCAGAATTGGGGTTCGCCAAAAAGTTGATAAAACCGACTCTTTCCTCAAAATTAGTTgtaaaatcaaaacatcaaaCTTCATTTAGTTCCAATAAATCTGATACTTCTTTCGAGGAGAAACCAAGTACCTCATTTAGCTCCAAATCTTTAAAAGAAGAGACAGCTAAATTAAGTTCATCCACAATCAATGACAAAAAGGCGTCAAACCCGAGTGTGTCCTCCCAGTTAGTTGGCAAATCCAAACAGCAAATACTACCTTCAAGTTGCAACAAATCGGATACCTCTTTCGAGGAAAAGCCAAGTACATCAAAGGAAACTACAGAAACCAAAACTAAAGCACAGTCGTCACTCCTAAAAAGGGTCACCACTCAAAACATTTCTGAAGCAGGCGAGAGCAAGAAATCGAAAATGGCTCCTGTGGAAGCTTTCTCCCCAGTGGCAGGTCGTACACGAAGAGCCGCGGTGAAACCCAAAACAGAGGAGAAACCGCATGTGGTTGGATCACCAGTGATACCTAAGCTGATGCTGTCCAAAGTGAAACAGCTCAATGCCAAGCATAGTGATACGGAAAACGCTAATCCTGCGGAGAAACATTTGCAGGAGCAGCACCGCACACGGGAAACCCGATCGAGGAGCAAGTCTCCGAAAGTCCTTATATCACCTAGTTTCCTTCGAAAGAAGGAAGCCGACGAAGCCGATTCCACTTCAGCACCACCGAAGCATCAAAAGGGCCCAGAAACTAAGGCGCGAATTTCGCCAAACTTTCTGTCCGAAGCTTTACCAGTTCGCCAGCTACGAAGCCGTGGTCAAAAAGCCAGTACCCTAGCCATTCCGCAATTGGATGGCGGTGACGATGTGCCGCTACCGAAAAAGCGCCTAAGACTGGAGAAGTTGAAAAATTCGCAAGATTCCGATGATGTGTTTGAACCTGCCAGGCCGGTGAAAAAGGCTCCTGTACTGCCCAAGTCAGTACAAAATCTTCGAAAGGATCGGCGAGTGATGTCCACAGATGATGAGGGCGGTTCCAAGCTCAAGCGGCGAGCGGATGCCTCTGACATGTGGGTGGAAGTGTGGTCAGAGGTGGAGGAGCAGTGGATCTGTATAGACCTGTTCAAAGGCAAGTTACATTGCGTGGACACAATAAGG AAAAATGCGACACCCGGACTAGCTTACGTCTTCGCCTTTCAGGACGATCAGAGTATGAAGGATGTCACCGCCAGGTACTGCGCCAATTGGAGCACCACTGTGCGCAAGGCGCGTGTGGAAAAGGCGTGGCTAGATGAAACTATTACCCCATATCTCGGACGCCGCACGAAGCGCGATATAACAGAGGATGATCAGCTGCGCCGCATTCACTCCGACAAACCCTTGCCAAAGTCCATTTCTGACTTCAAGGACCATCCGCTGTACGTGCTACAGCGGCACTTGCTTAAATTCCAGGGTCTGTATCCGCCAGATGCGCCCACACTGGGCTTCATCCGTGGTGAAGCGGTTTACTCCAGAGATTGTGTGCACCTCTTGCACTCTCGTGATATCTGGCTTAAAAGTGCACGCGTGGTGAAGCTTGGTGAACAGCCTTACAAGGTGGTTAAGGCACGTCCAAAGTGGGATAAG CTCACGCGCACTGTTATCAAGGACCAGCCACTGGAAATCTTCGGCTATTGGCAGACTCAGGACTACGAGCCTCCCACTGCAGAGAATGGAATTGTGCCGCGAAATGCCTACGGCAATGTGGAGCTCTTTAAGGCCTGCATGCTGCCAAAGAAGACAGTGCACTTGAGAT TGCCTGGCTTGATCCGCATCTGCAAGAAGCTGAATATTGATTGCGCCAATGCAGTGATAGGCTTCGATTTCCATCAAGGCGCTTGTCATCCCATGTACGATGGCTTTATTGTTTGCGAGGAATTCCGTGAAGTGGTTACTGCCGCTTGGGAAGAGGATCAACAGGAGCAAGCGCGCAAGGAACAGGAGAAGTACGAAACACGCGTGTATGGAAACTGGAAGAAATTGATAAAGGGTGTCCTCATTCGCGAGCGACtcaagaaaaaatataacttttga
- the LOC122614816 gene encoding uncharacterized protein LOC122614816: MAGICPREAVRVKVKKCEPTARPEWRKFSVDPQITTLEVLYSLLAKAFDVKSDFSIKYKAFDPAGNEIYLAVRSDWDLDAAFLRIHNISIQTASEPCLTLQIDVKPFTVVRECETEASPGRTTSGAPTPATPAPIVPARELMSPLQSLGVSQKYVQHMQTKLGSSILNQMEKTFSIVQKAFNLSEEHMANLPPRPPMCDSEFRLFLDALGQIQRKDELHRVIFLGGIDPSLRRVVWKHLLNVYPGGANGLALDGHQRMEFMRRKSEQYCRLRDTWKAAVKRGSVAGELAYVTSMVKKDVLRTDRLHPFYAGSDDNQNIAALFNILTTYALNHPSVSYCQGMSDIASPLLVTMNDEAQAYICFCAIMARMRGNFMLDGIAMTQKFAHLTEALSFYDPEFWEYLKSQQADDLLFCYRWLLLELKREFPFEDALRMLEVQWSSLRYRCDGEKELPLFEKEFVPISDASVPNSASTFSSSYSATPTSPSYLLTKPRESPYTKVCALRRQSSSASLSSLSSSVGTSHALDNTKRLNHSLDDNMSRLATAAARRHRRTSAKVHQSLDESKMLALIEGALDNTNVQSEQDFSAGEETEDDDVFDRKESPSFLETNPFKDDAQRAPESETTPPVSPARAFLCSSSSSNLDEFPSDRKAKLQHKNILTVSNIIAKQLATNASQVSESMKRVSTTSGGHFKDLKEKLAASSRIGISFDGEGEDDGDRKMPPKLVKNFNEFLNFATINKNRISDRFATQPQQAAGPTTVTKPLVQLTKGGMGSSLDESDSSSLPETSWSASTAATAIQQAQELSSYNLQLDLESNHPCDPDDSITPDQDQDPDQEYYPMTTAITRELRLEAENLDRQVFGLPFTESEKRDDIEYEKLDKDALDLVEDLKENEIITCPDVSELHMRRRQRLAAKSNSVQQNESHTFNPFIDESQLLDGHSPLGMRNSNSLPEVILPISTEPSLVEVSPLVEIATNADDESAYTRSPQRSNHLNGVSGLNTTAAALPPPTEFGGGNAFLMFLCLTLLLQHRNTIMKAGMDYNEIAMHFDKMVRKHDVTRVLNQARRMFVDYLKAQSSPQRQRSPSGPVSTGSTGANLTSSMPA; the protein is encoded by the exons ATGGCTGGCATTTGTCCCCGGGAGGCGGTTCGGGTGAAAGTGAAG AAATGCGAACCCACTGCACGACCGGAATGGCGGAAGTTTTCAGTGGACCCGCAGATCACCACGCTGGAGGTTCTGTACTCCCTGCTGGCCAAAGCCTTCGACGTGAAGTCGGACTTCTCCATTAAGTACAAGGCCTTTGATCCAGCAGGCAACGAGATCTACTTGGCCGTGCGCTCCGACTGGGACCTGGATGCCGCCTTTCTGCGGATTCACAACATTTCCATTCAGACGGCCTCAGAACCTTGCCTCACCCTGCAGATCGATGTAAAGCCGTTTACGGTGGTCAGGGAGTGTGAGACTGAGGCCTCTCCGGGTAGAACCACCTCGGGAGCGCCAACTCCCGCAACACCTGCACCTATTGTACCCGCCCGCGAGTTAATGTCACCACTGCAGTCCTTAGGAGTCTCCCAGAAATATGTGCAACACATGCAGACCAAACTGGGCAGCTCCATTCTGAATCAGATGGAGAAAACCTTCTCCATAGTGCAGAAAGCGTTTAACTTGTCCGAGGAGCATATGGCCAACCTACCGCCACGTCCGCCCATGTGCGACAGCGAGTTCCGACTCTTTCTGGACGCCCTGGGTCAGATTCAACGTAAGGACGAGTTGCATAGGGTCATCTTCCTAGGAGGCATTGACCCGAGTTTGCGGCGCGTTGTGTGGAAACATCTGCTTAATGTTTATCCCGGTGGCGCTAACGGACTGGCCCTTGATGGACACCAGCGCATGGAGTTCATGCGCCGCAAGTCCGAGCAGTACTGTCGTCTGAGAGACACATGGAAAGCCGCCGTGAAGCGAGGCAGTGTGGCTGGCGAACTGGCTTACGTAACCAGCATGGTGAAGAAGGATGTTCTGCGCACAGACCGCCTGCATCCATTTTATGCAGGCAGCGACGACAATCAGAACATCGCTGCGCTTTTCAATATCCTCACCACATATGCACTGAACCATCCGTCGGTCTCGTATTGTCAAGGCATGTCGGACATTGCTTCCCCGCTACTGGTTACCATGAACGACGAGGCACAGGCCTACATCTGCTTTTGCGCCATAATGGCAAGAATGCGTGGAAACTTCATGCTGGATGGAATTGCAATGACTCAGAAATTTGCTCACCTAACGGAGGCGCTAAGTTTTTACGATCCGGAGTTCTGGGAGTACCTCAAATCGCAGCAGGCGGACGACCTACTTTTCTGTTACCGTTGGCTGCTCCTGGAGCTAAAGCGAGAGTTTCCCTTTGAGGATGCCCTTCGCATGCTGGAGGTGCAGTGGAGTTCACTTCGCTATCGATGTGATGGGGAGAAGGAGCTGCCCCTCTTTGAAAAG GAATTTGTACCCATTTCTGATGCCTCAGTGCCCAATAGCGCCAGCACCTTTTCCAGCTCTTACAGCGCTACACCGACCAGTCCTTCCTATCTGCTGACCAAACCGCGCGAGAGTCCCTACACAAAGGTATGCGCTTTGCGCCGTCAGAGCTCTTCAGCCTCCTTGAGCTCACTGAGTTCTTCCGTGGGAACCagtcatgcattggacaatACAAAACGGCTGAATCACAGCCTGGACGACAATATGTCACGTCTTGCGACAGCCGCAGCTCGCCGGCACAGACGCACTTCAGCCAAGGTCCATCAAAGTCTGGACGAGTCAAAAATGCTGGCGCTGATCGAGGGCGCCTTGGATAATACGAATGTCCAGTCGGAGCAGGACTTCTCCGCCGGCGAGGAAACCGAAGATGATGATGTATTTGATAGGAAGGAGTCGCCAAGCTTTTTGGAGACAAATCCGTTTAAGGATGATGCTCAGAGGGCACCAGAAAGTGAAACCACACCTCCTGTTTCACCAGCACGAGCTTTTCTGTGTAGTTCGTCTTCCTCGAATCTGGACGAGTTCCCCAGTGACAGGAAGGCTAAGCTGcagcacaaaaacattttgaccGTGAGCAATATCATCGCCAAACAACTTGCTACCAATGCTAGTCAAGTGAGTGAAAGTATGAAGCGAGTAAGCACCACTAGCGGTGGTCATTTTAAGGATCTCAAGGAAAAGCTGGCGGCAAGCAGTCGTATCGGTATCTCTTTTGATGGTGAAGGAGAAGATGATGGAGATCGGAAGATGCCGCCAAAGCTTGTAAAAAACTTCAATGAATTCCTAAATTTTGCAACTATTAATAAGAATCGTATATCCGATCGATTTGCCACTCAGCCGCAACAGGCAGCAGGTCCAACTACGGTCACTAAGCCCTTGGTACAGCTAACTAAGGGTGGGATGGGCAGTTCCCTGGACGAATCTGATTCTTCCTCACTTCCGGAAACAAGTTGGAGTGCATCTACGGCGGCGACTGCTATTCAGCAGGCACAGGAACTGAGCAGCTACAATCTACAGCTAGATTTGGAGAGCAATCACCCATGCGACCCAGACGATTCAATCACACCGGATCAAGATCAGGACCCCGACCAGGAGTACTATCCCATGACGACGGCCATAACGCGTGAGCTGCGCCTAGAGGCCGAGAATCTAGATCGACAAGTTTTTGGGCTGCCTTTTACGGAGAGCGAGAAACGAGATGACATCGAGTACGAGAAGCTTGACAAGGACGCCTTGGACTTAGTGGAGGATCTCAAGGAGAATGAGATCATTACCTGTCCGGATGTCAGTGAGCTACATATGCGACGGCGACAACGACTGGCGGCTAAGAGTAACAGCGTTCAGCAAAACGAGTCGCATACCTTTAATCCATTCATCGACGAAAGCCAACTTTTAGATGGCCACAGTCCATTGGGAAtgcgcaacagcaacagtttgCCCGAGGTCATTCTGCCTATTTCCACTGAGCCTAGTCTAGTGGAGGTATCGCCTTTGGTGGAGATCGCTACGAATGCAGATGACGAGAGCGCCTATACGCGATCCCCCCAGCGTTCAAACCATCTTAATGGAGTCAGTGGACTGAACACCACTGCGGCTGCGTTGCCTCCACCTACAGAATTCGGTGGAGGTAATGCATTCCTCATGTTTCTCTGTCTCACACTTCTACTGCAGCACCGAAACACGATCATGAAGGCGGGCATGGACTACAACGAGATTGCCATGCACTTTGATAAAATGGTGAGGAAACACGACGTCACTCGAGTTCTCAATCAGGCCAGACGAATGTTCGTGGACTACCTCAAGGCACAAAGCAGCCCTCAGCGCCAGAGATCGCCCAGCGGCCCTGTTTCCACTGGTTCCACGGGTGCGAACCTGACTTCATCAATGCCGGCTTAA
- the LOC122614817 gene encoding ADP-ribosylation factor 6 — translation MGKLLSKIFGNKEMRILMLGLDAAGKTTILYKLKLGQSVTTIPTVGFNVETVTYKNVKFNVWDVGGQDKIRPLWRHYYTGTQGLIFVVDCADRDRIDEARTELHRIINDREMRDAIILIFANKQDLPDAMKPHEIQEKLGLTRIRDRNWYVQPSCATSGDGLSEGLIWLTSNHKL, via the exons ATGGGAAAGTTACTATCAAAAATTTTCGGCAACAAGGAAATGCGAATTCTCATGCTCGGACTGGACGCGGCTGGAAAAACAA CGATTCTGTACAAACTGAAACTCGGCCAATCTGTTACAACGATACCCACTGTGGGCTTTAACGTGGAAACCGTCACTTATAAGAATGTCAAGTTTAATGTGTGGGACGTCGGTGGGCAGGATAAGATTCGACCGCTATGGCGACACTATTACACGGGTACACAGGGTCTGATCTTCGTCGTGGACTGTGCGGATCGGGATCGGATAGACGAGGCGCGCACGGAGCTGCATAGGATAATTAACGATAGGGAGATGCGCGACGCCATCATACTGATATTTGCTAACAAGCAGGATCTGCCTGATG CAATGAAACCCCATGAAATCCAGGAAAAACTAGGTTTAACTAGAATAAGAGATCGCAATTGGTATGTACAACCATCATGTGCCACATCCGGCGATGGCCTGTCCGAGGGCCTCATTTGGCTAACGTCGAACCATAAGTTATGA
- the LOC122614643 gene encoding glycine-rich cell wall structural protein produces the protein MKLLIVLLALVAAVLARPQFGGQGGFGGPGQRGFGGPGQGGFGGPGQGGYGGPGGQQGFGGPGQGGYGQGGYGQGGYGQGGYGQGGFNGEFGGEHRHHHHHRERF, from the exons ATGAAATTACTG ATTGTCCTTCTTGCCTTGGTGGCCGCTGTTTTGGCCAGACCTCAATTTGGCGGTCAGGGAGGATTTGGCGGACCTGGTCAAAGAGGATTTGGCGGTCCTGGTCAGGGAGGATTTGGCGGCCCTGGACAGGGAGGATATGGCGGACCTGGCGGTCAGCAAGGATTTGGCGGCCCTGGTCAGGGAGGATACGGACAGGGAGGATACGGACAGGGAGGATACGGGCAGGGAGGATACGGACAGGGAGGATTTAACGGCGAATTTGGTGGCGAGCACAgacatcaccatcatcatcgtgaGCGCTTCTAA